Proteins co-encoded in one Salarias fasciatus chromosome 4, fSalaFa1.1, whole genome shotgun sequence genomic window:
- the LOC115387701 gene encoding retinol dehydrogenase 8: MGTQRVLVTGCSSGIGLAVAARLAKDKLRRFRVVATMRDLTKRGPLEEAAGETLNKTLEIKELDACSEASIKDCVSSLPDRRVDVLVNNAGVGMIGPLECQSMAAIKELFDTNFFGLVRLVKEVLPDMKQRQSGHIVVMSSVMGIQGLLFNDVYSASKFAVEGFCESLAIQAMKFNIKTTLVEPGPVVTEFERKVYELAETMDLSGTDEETAKIFRELYLPYSKKVFSSLGQTPEEVAEQTVNVIMAKDPPLRHQTNRLYMPMTALKHADPTGRLPLEAFYKMIFKHDSVFNASLGVLRLLQRRAGKK, from the exons ATGGGGACCCAAAGGGTGTTGGTGACTGGGTGCTCCTCTGGCATTGGCCTGGCCGTGGCTGCACGACTCGCCAAGGATAAGCTTCGACGGTTTAgag TGGTTGCCACTATGAGGGATCTGACAAAACGGGGACCCttggaggaagcagcaggggAAACCCTGAACAAAACACTGGAAATTAAAGAGCTGGACGCCTGCTCTGAAGCCTCCATCAAGGATTGTGTCAGTAGTCTGCCGGACAGACGGGTGGATGTTCTTG TGAACAATGCTGGTGTTGGCATGATCGGTCCTCTGGAGTGCCAGAGCATGGCTGCCATAAAGGAGCTGTTTGATACAAACTTCTTTGGCCTGGTGCGGCTGGTGAAGGAGGTGCTGCCCGACATGAAGCAGCGGCAGAGTGGCCACATCGTGGTGATGAGCAGCGTTATGGGAATACAGG GACTTCTGTTCAATGACGTATACTCTGCCTCCAAATTCGCCGTGGAAGGATTTTGTGAGAGTCTGGCCATACAAGCGATGAAGTTCAACATCAA GACGACCCTTGTGGAGCCCGGCCCTGTGGTGACAGAGTTCGAACGGAAAGTCTACGAACTTGCTGAGACGATGGATTTATCGGGGACGGATGAGGAGACGGCCAAGATCTTCCGTGAACTCTACCTGCCGTACTCCAAAAAAGTCTTCAGCTCTTTGGGGCAGACGCCAGAGGAAGTGGCTGAG CAAACAGTCAATGTTATCATGGCCAAAGACCCCCCTCTGCGCCACCAGACCAACCGGCTGTACATGCCCATGACGGCCCTGAAGCATGCGGACCCCACCGGCCGCCTGCCTCTGGAGGCCTTCTACAAGATGATCTTTAAGCACGACAGCGTGTTCAATGCTTCACTCGGGGTTCTGCGTTtgctgcagaggagggcggGAAAGAAATGA
- the LOC115387706 gene encoding heme-binding protein 2-like, with protein sequence MVFLAVLVGSLLMLTAEAKVGNASDAEFCFETEQCLLFDVICETDDYEVRHYDSVKWVSTNERSFMMEMAAMRAFRRLYGYITGDNEHGKKIDMTTPVVVKMVDKKFWQRGTYTMSFLLPAEHQKNPPKPTNSEVFIHETPDVNVYVRSYGGWMTALEDDRQTRNLYGALDEVGAKYQKGYHFAVGYNSPMTMFNRHNEVWVVVEGDPVCPAFEEP encoded by the exons AT GGTTTTTCTCGCAGTTCTTGTGGGCTCCCTGCTGATGTTAACAGCTGAGGCCAAAGTTGG AAATGCCTCTGATGCGGAGTTCTGTTTTGAGACAGAACAATGCCTTCTGTTTGATGTGATTTGTGAGACTGATGACTATGAG GTGCGCCACTACGATTCAGTAAAATGGGTTTCAACTAATGAGAGATCTTTTATGATGGAAATGGCAGCAATGAGAGCCTTCAGACGGCTCTACGGCTACATCACTGGTGATAATGAGCACG GGAAGAAAATTGACATGACCACTCCTGTTGTTGTGAAAATGGTTGACAAGAAGTTCTGGCAAAGGGGCACATACACGATGAGTTTCTTGCTCCCGGCTgaacatcagaagaatcctcCTAAACCCACCAATTCAGAG GTGTTCATCCATGAAACTCCAGATGTGAACGTGTATGTGAGGAGTTATGGAGGCTGGATGACAGCCTTGGAAGACGACAGACAGACTAGAAACCTGTATGGAGCTCTCGACGAAGTCGGTGCCAAATATCAGAAAGGCTATCACTTCGCTGTCGGATACAACAG tcccaTGACAATGTTTAACCGTCACAATGAGGTGTGGGTTGTTGTTGAGGGTGACCCGGTGTGTCCTGCCTTCGAGGAACCCTGA
- the LOC115387705 gene encoding heme-binding protein 2-like, which yields MVFLPGLVGFLFVLTAEAKIGKSVGSSICTETKECLDFDLICETENYEVRHYDSAKWVSTQEESYFMEMATSRAFRRLFKYITGANANGTKIDMTTPVLIDVKDKPFWKIGNFTMSFLLPSEYQEDPPQPTDPSVYLHETPDMNVYVRSYGGWMTTFTDTSKASGLSQDLKSAGAKFNKQVHYAVGYNSPMTLLNRRNEVWFFAEDDPVCSSSSSEESV from the exons AT GGTTTTTCTTCCAGGCCTTGTTGGCTTTCTGTTTGTGCTCACAGCAGAAGCCAAGATTGG AAAGTCTGTGGGGTCATCGATCTGCACTGAGACCAAAGAGTGTTtggattttgatttgatttgtgagACTGAAAACTACGAG GTTCGCCACTACGACTCAGCGAAATGGGTTTCAACTCAAGAGGAATCTTACTTCATGGAAATGGCAACAAGCAGAGCCTTCAGACGTCTCTTCAAGTACATCACCGGGGCGAACGCCAacg GAACTAAAATTGACATGACGACCCCTGTCCTTATAGACGTGAAGGACAAGCCCTTTTGGAAAATTGGTAATTTCACAATGAGTTTCTTGCTGCCGTCTGAGTATCAGGAGGATCCTCCTCAGCCTACTGATCCCAGC GTGTACTTACACGAAACTCCAGACATGAACGTGTATGTGCGCAGCTATGGAGGGTGGATGACAACCTTTACTGACACGTCGAAGGCCTCTGGTCTTTCCCAAGACCTGAAATCAGCAGGTGCAAAATTCAACAAACAAGTCCACTACGCCGTTGGATACAACAG tccaATGACACTGCTTAACAGGCGCAATGAGGTGTGGTTCTTTGCAGAGGATGACCCAGtttgctccagcagcagcagtgaggaatCAGTCTAG
- the nr5a5 gene encoding nuclear receptor subfamily 5, group A, member 5: protein MDLPGYHPQQPQPHVHHPEDLLPLDGSTTPQNLKSEKDSRPESEENCPVCGDRVSGYHYGLLTCESCKGFFKRSVQNNKHYTCADQQSCPVNLSQRKRCPSCRFQKCLAVGMKREAVRADRMRGGRNKFGPLYRRDRQMKQRRMYNQEQTAPNRIKTEPAQTHCPHAPSDFHGIGSQTSLPPSSDASHHYHTYPSGMGHSSESLPLDCSMNTGRGLTPPSLPYPALYHCTLPGYPQEKGGIHSSCSSAPANYAGHSTQNHPFTPRSTPASSPCSTPSSSTAFSQAFSQVPAASPLATVTPSFLGQLLEGEQDESQLCAKVLASLQREQANRGKHDRLNTFSIMCKMADQTLFGLVEWARNSSLFKELKVEDQMVLLQSCWSELLVLDHLCRQVTYGKESCIYLVTGQQIEVSTILSQAGATLSSLVSRTQDLVSKFKALQLDRHEFVCLKYLVLFNPDVKSVQSRRQVEQTQEKVNRALMEHTQQCHSGQSDKFGQLLLRLPEVRSISLQVEEYLYQRHLLGDLPCNSLLSEMLHTKHN from the exons ATGGACTTACCTGGTTATCACCCACAGCAGCCCCAGCCTCACGTCCACCACCCAGAGGATCTGCTGCCTCTGGACGGATCAACAACAC CTCAGAACCTAAAGTCAGAAAAGGACAGTCGACCGGAGTCGGAGGAGAACTGCCCTGTTTGTGGAGACAGAGTGTCAGGATACCACTATGGACTTCTCACTTGTGAAAGTTGCAAG GGCTTCTTTAAGCGCTCAGTGCAGAACAACAAGCATTACACCTGTGCAGACCAGCAGAGCTGCCCTGTGAACCTCTCCCAGAGGAAACGTTGTCCTTCCTGTCGCTTTCAGAAGTGTTTGGCGGTGGGCATGAAGAGAGAAG CTGTGAGAGCAGATCGAATGAGAGGTGGCAGGAATAAATTTGGCCCTTTATACCGGCGGGACAGGCAGATGAAACAACGGAGGATGTATAACCAGGAACAAACGGCACCCAACAGGATTAAGACAGAACCCGCACAAACACACTGTCCTCATGCTCCAAGTGACTTTCACGGAATCGGCAGTCAAACAAGTCTTCCGCCGTCTTCCGACGCTTCTCACCATTACCACACGTATCCCTCCGGCATGGGGCACTCGAGTGAATCTTTACCTCTGGACTGCAGTATGAACACAGGGAGAGGgctcacccctccatccctgcCCTACCCCGCACTCTACCACTGCACCTTGCCCGGATACCCCCAGGAAAAAGGAGGAATCCATTCCAGCTGCAGTTCAGCTCCTGCAAACTACGCAGGCCATTCAACCCAGAATCATCCATTCACACCAAGAAGCACGCCAGCGTCGTCTCCCTGTTCCACACCAAGCTCTTCCACCGCGTTCTCTCAGGCCTTCTCTCAAGTCCCAGCCGCCTCTCCGTTGGCCACCGTCACACCCAGCTTCCTGGGCCAGCTCCTGGAGGGGGAGCAGGATGAGAGCCAGCTGTGCGCCAAAGTCCTGGCCAGTCTGCAGAGGGAACAGGCCAACCGGGGCAAGCACGACCGCCTCAATACGTTCAGCATCATGTGCAAAATGGCCGACCAAACTCTGTTTGGGCTTGTGGAGTGGGCAAGAAATAGCTCACTGTTTAAGGAGCTAAAG GTGGAGGACCAGATGGTGTTGCTGCAGAGTTGCTGGAGTGAGCTTCTGGTTCTCGATCACCTCTGCAGACAAGTGACATATGGCAAAGAGAGCTGTATTTATCTAGTCACAGGGCAACAG ATTGAGGTGTCAACCATCCTTTCCCAAGCAGGGGCCACACTAAGCAGCCTGGTCTCAAGGACCCAGGACTTGGTGTCTAAATTTAAGGCACTCCAGCTGGACAGACATGAATTTGTGTGTCTCAAATACTTGGTGTTGTTCAATCCTG ATGTGAAGTCGGTGCAGAGCCgcaggcaggtggagcagaCCCAGGAGAAGGTCAACAGGGCCCTCATGGAGCATACTCAGCAATGTCACTCGGGACAATCAGACAAATTTGGTCAGCTGCTTCTCCGGCTCCCAGAAGTACGCAGCATCAGCCTGCAGGTTGAGGAGTATTTGTACCAGCGACACCTTCTGGGGGATTTGCCCTGCAACTCTTTACTTTCAGAGATGCTGCACACCAAGCACAACTAG